One region of Dissulfurirhabdus thermomarina genomic DNA includes:
- a CDS encoding TRL-like family protein has translation MRKILLRATFPVLALFLLSGCVATPIVGMVYTDIQGPVAATSQARSPKVGTATAVGYLGLVAMGDASIETAMKNGHITKIHHVDHKSYSILGIYNKFTTIVHGE, from the coding sequence ATGCGAAAAATCCTGCTCCGAGCGACGTTCCCGGTACTGGCCCTGTTCCTGCTCTCCGGCTGCGTGGCCACGCCCATCGTGGGCATGGTCTACACCGACATCCAGGGGCCGGTGGCCGCCACCTCGCAGGCCCGCTCCCCCAAGGTGGGGACGGCCACGGCCGTGGGCTACCTCGGCCTGGTGGCCATGGGCGACGCCAGCATCGAGACAGCCATGAAGAACGGCCACATCACCAAGATCCACCACGTGGATCACAAGAGCTACAGCATCCTCGGGATCTACAACAAGTTCACCACCATCGTGCACGGCGAATAG